One Setaria viridis chromosome 3, Setaria_viridis_v4.0, whole genome shotgun sequence DNA window includes the following coding sequences:
- the LOC117847394 gene encoding uncharacterized protein: protein MHFSHRWLLDKWFHISDFSRPNFFLPPLALCPAIKAAPMPHALPRTEHSTSLLSLSHTHTPHTHKHKLQHLKSPQATASKFMLPLLNMEAPPPPPQSGKPPHQLMRTVSISVLVMSLPVLYVSFLHVPPAALFRDTTFWFLMSNSIIIVIAADSGMLFFGSSSSADDGGIPFAVVSSGEPSAGVKSGHASMGGVSVVSDEVVVQDQALVVTMEHGGDHLPVIAENDDLAYALVVREDQAERVVASTPASREIIISPSSAAAEVVATKNVDVGAVLPGTRPRSRLTASRSLAAREERPAATRRRHGHGHRPSHSHALVPVQDKSVVVSEEKRLRRAATDRRPSPEEENEKESEYSRLSDEELNRRVEEFITRFNREIRLQVEMEQAAAA from the coding sequence ATGCATTTCAGTCACCGTTGGCTGCTTGACAAGTGGTTCCATATCTCTGATTTCTCTAGGCcaaatttttttcttcctcctcttgcccTGTGCCCTGCTATAAAAGCAGCTCCCATGCCACACGCCCTCCCTCGCACTGAACATTCTACaagcctcctctctctctcacacacacacacaccccacaCACACAAGCAcaagctccagcacctcaaatccccacaggccacagcaagCAAGTTCATGCTCCCTCTCCTGAACATggaagctcctcctcctcctccacagaGCGGCAAGCCGCCGCACCAGCTGATGAGGACGGTGTCCATCTCCGTGCTGGTGATGTCGCTGCCGGTGCTCTACGTCTCCTTCCTCCAcgtcccgccggccgccctctTCAGGGACACCACCTTCTGGTTCCTCATgtccaactccatcatcatcgtcattgCCGCAGACTCCGGCATGCTCTTCTTCGGCTCCTCCTCATCTGCCGACGACGGCGGCATCCCCTTCGCCGTCGTCTCCAGCGGCGAGCCGTCGGCGGGCGTCAAGAGCGGCCACGCGTCGATGGGCGGCGTATCTGTCGTTTCCGACGAGGTGGTCGTCCAGGACCAAGCTTTGGTTGTGACGATGGAGCACGGCGGAGACCACCTGCCGGTGATCGCCGAGAACGACGACCTCGCGTACGCATTGGTCGTGAGGGAAGACCAAGCAGAACGAGTGGTGGCGAGCACACCGGCGAGCAGGGAGATCATCATAAgcccgtcgtccgccgccgctgAGGTCGTGGCCACCAAGAACGTCGACGTCGGCGCGGTCTTGCCAGGAACGAGGCCAAGAAGCAGGCTGACGGCGAGCCGGAGCCTTGCCGCGCGGGAGgagaggccggcggcgacgaggcggcggcacggccacggccacaggCCGTCGCACTCGCACGCGCTCGTCCCCGTGCAGGACAAGAGCGTGGTGGTGAGCGAGGAGAAGCGCCTCCGCCGGGCGGCGACAGACAGGCGgccgtcgccggaggaggagaacgAAAAGGAGAGCGAGTACTCGAGGCTGTCGGACGAGGAGCTGAACCGGCGCGTGGAGGAGTTCATCACCAGGTTCAACCGGGAGATCAGGCTGCAGGTCGAGATGGAGCAAGCAGCAGCTgcctga
- the LOC117846942 gene encoding protease Do-like 5, chloroplastic encodes MALRPLLHHLLPSPPHRSPSLPPPPPPASLSSSATTRRSSAAALLLLAASAAAPAPPRPARAADEDVDEARVVRLFQEASPSVVFIKDLVVAGAQGKGGGGEGGDEDEEEGGAKVEGTGSGFVWDSAGHIVTNYHVVAKLAGDGSVFHRCKVFLEDSSGKSYSKEGRLIGCDPAYDLAVLKVDVDGDKLRPALIGTSRGLRVGQSCFAIGNPYGYEHTLTTGVVSGLGREIPSPNGRAIRGAIQTDAAINAGNSGGPLIDSYGHVIGVNTATFTRKGSGISSGVNFAIPIDTVVQSVPNLIVYGTSVSNRF; translated from the exons ATGGCGCTGCGGCCGctgctccaccacctcctcccatcgcctccccaccggagccccagcctccctccaccaccgcctccggcctcgctctcctcctccgccaccactcgccgcagctccgccgccgcgcttctcctcctcgccgcgtccgcggccgccccggcgcctccgcggcccgcccgcgccgccgacgaggacgtCGACGAGGCCCGCGTCGTCCGCCTGTTCCAG GAGGCGTCGCCGTCGGTGGTGTTCATCAAGGACCTCGTCGTCGCGGGGGCGCAGGGGAAGGGAGGTGGCGGGGAGGGGGGCgacgaagacgaggaggagggcggcgccaAGGTGGAGGGGACCGGGTCCGGGTTCGTGTGGGACTCCGCGGGCCACATT GTGACAAATTACCATGTGGTTGCAAAACTAGCTGGAGATGGATCTGTGTTTCATCGCTGCAAG GTGTTCTTGGAGGATTCTAGTGGCAAAAGTTACTCAAAGGAAGGGAGGCTAATAGGCTGTGATCCAGCATATGATCTTGCTGTACTGAAG GTAGATGTTGATGGTGACAAGCTGAGGCCTGCTCTGATTGGCACATCACGGGGGTTGCGAGTTGGGCAAAGTTGCTTTGCCATTGGGAACCCTTATGGATATGAACACACTCTAACTACTGGG GTGGTTAGCGGATTAGGGAGGGAGATACCATCACCCAATGGGAGAGCGATTCGTGGTGCTATACAGACAGATGCTGCTATAAATGCTG GTAACTCAGGAGGTCCACTTATTGACTCATATGGCCATGTAATTGGTGTTAATACAGCTACATTCACACGTAAAG GATCTGGGATCTCATCCGGGGTGAACTTTGCCATCCCCATCGACACCGTCGTACAGTCAGTCCCCAACCTAATTGTATACGGGACCTCTGTGAGCAACAGGTTTTGA